GGAGAGATTAAATATATGAATATCTCTTTTGGATTTCAAAATGCCTTTGATGCAAAAAGCCGACTTTTCAATCCGGATTTGGCTGGTGGTGCATTGCTTGACGTGGGAATTTATCCAATTTCCTATGCAATTCATTTGATGGGAAAATTACCAGATCAGGTTGTTGGTAGCGCTTACCTGGGGAAAAGCAATGTGGATGAAATGAATGTAATATCCTTTGTTTATAATGAAGGTGTGATGGCAAGTTTAAGTTCAGCCATTTCGACTAATACCGGATGCTATGCAGTGATCATTGGCGATAAAGGGAGAATTGAAGTACCCGAATTTTATGGTGCTGATACTGCGATGAGATATGATGAACAGGGCACTCTTGTTGAGCGCTTTCATCATAAACATCCTTCCAATGGTTATGTTTATGAAGCGGAGGAGGTTAATCGTTGTATCAGGGAAGGAAAGATGGAAAGTGATATCATCCCATTACGAGACACGTTAGACATTATGAAGATTATGGATGATCTTCGTTCTTCTTGGGGCTTACAATATCCTCAAGAGAACAATAGGAAATAGAGGTTTCATACGATAGATAAAACGAGGTTGTAAAGCACATAGTTATATGGATGCCGTTCAACGTCATCAGGGAGGTAACCATGAAAGAGAATGAGAATATTGTAGAAGGCTATAGCTTTTCTGACGCACGGGATTATAGGGAAGCCAAGAGAGAACTGGAGTCCATCGAATATATCAAAGCCAATACTGATATGAAGGATTTGAATAAGGTAGTAAAGCTATATAATAAGCTTATTGAACGCAAGACTTTAAAGACGGTCGTTGGTTATGCCTTCCTGAAGGAATTGCAGGATCGAATTTTGAGGGAAGGAGTTATCTCTAAGGATAATTTACCCTGTATCAAAATTGAAAGAGAAGGACTACAATCACGTGGTTTTGGATCATTGGAAAGTGAAAAGGAACGCAAACAACAGGTTGCTATAGAGAACTTTCGTATTCGATTACGAAATTCGCGTATCATTAACTTGTTCTTGATAGGAATTATTATTGCAATGATTATTATTTCTCTATTAAGTGACCGAAGTATGATTTCGGATTATGAGAATCAGATCCTTGATAAATATTCTTCCTGGGAAGAAGAATTAAACGAGAGAGAGGAAGCGCTTAAGGAACAGGAGAAATTAGCAGAATAATTGCAGTTCAGCCAATAATGGATATGCGTTGGATTAGACAGAAGCAATATTCGACACATAGCTGCGTTCACTTCGTTGTTCTGGGATTCCTTCGATTCATTTCACAAATTCGACATAGTTATATGTTAAGATTAGGAAGAATGATTAACATAGGAGGTGCCAAATGGATAAGCTAAAAATCTTAGTTGTAGATGATGAAAGCAGAATGCGTAAGCTTGTAAAAGACTTTTTGGTGCGGAAGAATTATGAAGTGATAGAAGCGGAGAATGGAGAACAGGCAATTGATATATTCTTCTCTGATAAAGAAATTAATCTTATTATATTGGATATTATGATGCCGAAATTGGATGGTTGGCAGGTGTGCCGAGAAATCAGACAATATTCCAAGGTACCAATCATTATGTTAACAGCAAAGAGCGATGAGAAAGATGAGCTATTAGGCTTCGAGCTTGGTGTGGATGAGTATATTTCCAAACCATTTAGCCCGAAGATACTTGTAGCCAGAGTTGAGGCAGTATTAAGAAGAACCGCATCCACTGATCAGGAACTGATCGAAGTTGGAGGGATTGTTCTTGATAAATCCGCTCACCAGGTTAAGATTGATGGGAAAGAAATAGAACTCAGTTTTAAGGAATTTGAACTGTTGACATACTTTGTCACCAACCAGGGAATTGCATTATCAAGGGAAAAAATATTAAATAATGTTTGGAATTATGATTATTTTGGAGATGCCAGAACGATTGATACCCATGTGAAGAAGCTTAGAAGTAAAATGGGTCAGAAGGGTGACTATATTAAGACGATCTGGGGCTTGGGCTATAAGTTTGAGGTAGATGCATGAAGCATTCAATCCGTTTAAAATTAGTTGTTTTACTATCTTTAATGGTGATACTCACAATATTTCTGACATGGATTATTAATCGAACCTTTTTATCGGATTTTTATATTCATAGTAAAATAAAGACACTTGATCATGCCTATCAGAAAATTCAGCAAATATGTGAAAATCGTGAGGGGGCTTATTTGTCCGAAGATGATACGGTTATGATGGAGCGGTTAGCCACGGATTATAATATCGACATTTATGTAATCGATGAGGATCTTAATGTATATTATCCGGCACCGGACAATTTCGGTAAAAGGGAATATAATTTGATTATGAATATGATAGGGGAGTATCGTTTTCCCGGATCGAACAAGGATATCGAAGATAAGAAAATTCTAAAGGAAACACAGGATTATTGGATTATTAGTTTGCATGACAGAACATTGGACTCGAACTATATCGATCTTGTAGACATTGATCTTATGGACATTAGTATCATGGATTTCTTTGGAGATAATCTCGATGATTATTTCGATGAGACAGACGATGATACGGTAGTATTAATAAGGTCTAATCTGGAAAGTATTGAGGAAAGTGTTGTAATCTCGAATAAGTTTTTGGCATATATCGGAGTACTGGCGGTAATAATCGGTACGCTGGCAATGCTGATAATCAGCAAGAAGTTCACAAAGCCAATTCTTGATCTTGCTGGAATTGCGAAGAAAATGACAGATTTGGATTTTGATGTAAAGTATAAGGGAAAAACAAAGGATGAGATTGGAGTACTGGGCAACAGCATCAATATTCTGTCAGATAAGTTACAGAATACGATTACTGAGCTCAAACAAGCGAATAATGAACTTATGTCGGATATTCAGAAAAAGACAGAAATTGACGAGATGAGAAAGGAATTTCTGTCCAATGTATCCCATGAGTTGAAAACACCTATTTCCTTGATTCAAGGTTATGCAGAAGGGCTAAAAGAAAACATCAACGAGGATGAAGAAAGCCGTAATTTTTACTGCGAGGTCATTATGGACGAAGCAGATAAAATGAACAAGATGGTGAAAAAGCTACTAAGCTTAAATGAATTAGAGTTTGGGAATAATCAGGTCAATTTTGAGCGCTTTGATATTGTGGCCCTTATCCGCTCAATCATTGCTGCTTCAGATATTTTGCTCAAGCAGAAAGAAATACTGTTGCATTTTGAGGATTATCCATCAATTTATGTTTGGGCTGATGAATATATGATAGAGCAGGTTGTATCTAATTATCTCAGCAACGCTATAAACCATGTGAATGGTGCCAGAATTATTGAAATTAAGCTAATTCAAATGGAAAACAAGGTTCGAGTTGCTGTATTTAATACAGGTGACAATATTCCTGAGGAGGAGCTAGATAAGATCTGGATTAAGTTCTATAAAGTCGATAAAGCAAGAACAAGGGAATACGGGGGTAGTGGAATTGGTTTATCCATAGTAAAAGCGATTATGAATTCTCTTAATCAGAATTTTGGAGCTATTAATCGACCCACCGGTATGGAATTTTGGTTCGAATTAGATACAAAGGCCTAATTCAAAGATAAATTTATGTATTAAATATAGAACGGTTTCTTACTATTTGCATGAAATAGTGAAAACCGTTCTATTATACACCTTTAAAACACTGAAATGTAGTTGATGAAATTTACAAAAAGTGATAATATGTTAATTGTATCAATCCGTAATACAAATAAGATAATTGTGATGGGGGAGTTACGTATGAAACGTTGGAAGCTTATACCTGTAGCACTATTAATGGTTACATTAACAGGATGTATCCAGGAAAATCGTTTGCCAGATCAAAAAGCCGATATTATAGCGGAATATATGGCAGGTCTGGTATTAAAATATAATTCGTATGACAGTTCCTTGCTTCCTATGAATATGTTAGAAGAGGAAAAAACAGAAGAAGTTGTAGAAGAAGCAAATGAGCTTACAAATGCCTCTGATCAATCTGAAGATGCGAATACTGCTACAGAACAGGCATCACAAAACGAAGACAATACGGCAAAGAGTAATGAGTCGACGACGAAGCCATCAGAAGAACCAGAAGAGCAATTACAAAACTACACTCTTTCTGAAGTAATCGGGATGAAAGAATTTGCTATAGATTATTCCGAGTATGAGTTAACGGATACATATAGTGAAAATGATTATTTTTCAATTACAGCACGCAAAGGGTATCAATTACTTATTGCTACGTTTACAGTAAAAAATCAATCTAAGGAAAAGGCTATCTTTAATCTCAACAAGAGAGAAATTAAGTATCAGCTAGATGTCAATTCCGGCACAATATTTAAGCCATTGCTTACATATTCAGATAGAGATATACAATATATTAATATGCCGTTTGAGAAAGAAGAGACTAAGAATGTAGTTTTGATATTTGAAATCCCACAGAAGACAGAATTGTCCGATCTGAATCTTATCGTATCAAGTGATGATAAGTCAGGGAGTATTAAGCTTAAGTAATCATGATTAATTAAATATAAAGAGGTGGGGTTATGAGCTTTGTAGAAAGAAAGAGAGTTAAGTTTTTTGGTTTGCCTCTAAGCTTTACAAAATATACTATAACGGAAGAAAAACTTACAATAACAAGTGGGTTTTTAAGTATTACAGAAGATGATGCATATATGTACAAAATTCAGGATGTCCGTCTGACGAGAAGTTTATCAGAGCGTATATTTAAGCTTGGAACAATTACATGCTATACCGGAGATACTACCCATCCGGAACTAATATTACATCATATTAAACATTCTAGTCAGATTAAGGACTTTATCATGACGTCTTCGGAAGAGGCTAGACGAAAGAGAAGATCATTGCATACCTTAAATATTGATGCACAGGATCTGGACGAAGAAGAATTGGCAGAACGTAACTGAAAAATGTGTCGATTTATGCTTGACTTTTTCTTTATGAGATTGTAAAATAAAAATCCACCGCTGATGAGTAACCACGAAATATAATATTTATTGAAATAATAAATAAAAATAGTGGTTGACATAATACAAAGAATGTGTTAAGCTATAAAAGTTGGCGGTAAGCAACAAGCATTAATGAAAAACATCGATTATCGATGAAGACATTGATGAAATTAGAACCTTGATAATTGAACAGTGAAACAACCCTGAAAATTCTAAAACATTTGGAGTATCACATGTGCTCCAAAAATAGATTTTTCTAAAAGAACTGACGAAGTCAGTTCTTTGCGAACACCGTATCTGGAAACAGATACAACCACAAAAACAGTAAAGACAAACGTAAGCAACAACTTATTAGTTGAAAGCCAAGTTTATCTATGCTGGATCAAAACTTAAACATGAGAGTTTGATCCTGGCTCAGGATGAACGCTGGCGGCGTGCCTAACACATGCAAGTCGAACGGAGTTTATATTATGAAGTTTTCGGATGGAATGATATAAACTTAGTGGCGGACGGGTGAGTAACGCGTGGGTAACCTGCCTCATACAGGGGGATAACAGTTGGAAACGACTGCTAACACCGCATAAGCATACAGTATCGCATGATACAGTGTGAAAATATTTATAGGTATGAGATGGGCCCGCGTCTGATTAGCTAGTTGGTGAGGTAAAGGCTCACCAAGGCGACGATCAGTAGCCGGCTTGAGAGAGTGACCGGCCACATTGGGACTGAGACACGGCCCAAACTCCTACGGGAGGCAGCAGTGGGGAATATTGCACAATGGGGGAAACCCTGATGCAGCGACGCCGCGTGAGTGAAGAAGTATTTCGGTATGTAAAGCTCTATCAGCAGGGAAGAAAATGACGGTACCTGACTAAGAAGCCCCGGCTAACTACGTGCCAGCAGCCGCGGTAATACGTAGGGGGCAAGCGTTATCCGGATTTACTGGGTGTAAAGGGAGCGTAGGTGGTGCGGTAAGTCAGATGTGAAAACCCGGGGCTCAACTCCGGGACTGCATTTGAAACTATCGAACTAGAGTGCAGGAGAGGTAAGTGGAATTCCTAGTGTAGCGGTGAAATGCGTAGATATTAGGAGGAACACCAGTGGCGAAGGCGGCTTACTGGACTGTAACTGACACTGAGGCTCGAAAGCGTGGGGAGCAAACAGGATTAGATACCCTGGTAGTCCACGCCGTAAACGATGAATACTAGGTGTTGGGGGCCAAAAGGCTCTCGGTGCCGTCGCAAACGCATTAAGTATTCCACCTGGGGAGTACGTTCGCAAGAATGAAACTCAAAGGAATTGACGGGGACCCGCACAAGCGGTGGAGCATGTGGTTTAATTCGAAGCAACGCGAAGAACCTTACCAGGTCTTGACATCCCTCTGACCGGTCCGTAACGGGACCTTTCCTTCGGGACAGAGGAGACAGGTGGTGCATGGTTGTCGTCAGCTCGTGTCGTGAGATGTTGGGTTAAGTCCCGCAACGAGCGCAACCCCTATCCTTAGTAGCCAGCAGTTCGGCTGGGCACTCTAG
The nucleotide sequence above comes from Variimorphobacter saccharofermentans. Encoded proteins:
- a CDS encoding Gfo/Idh/MocA family protein; its protein translation is MKVVKWGIIGPGSIASSFATALASMEHTEITAVASRSIDRAKEFAERFHVKKAYGSYEELVNDPEIDVVYIGTPHSEHKAHAALCISNKKSVLCEKPITINQEDAKYLINLAREHRVFLMEAMWTKFLPVTKTVKQWLNDKVIGEIKYMNISFGFQNAFDAKSRLFNPDLAGGALLDVGIYPISYAIHLMGKLPDQVVGSAYLGKSNVDEMNVISFVYNEGVMASLSSAISTNTGCYAVIIGDKGRIEVPEFYGADTAMRYDEQGTLVERFHHKHPSNGYVYEAEEVNRCIREGKMESDIIPLRDTLDIMKIMDDLRSSWGLQYPQENNRK
- a CDS encoding response regulator transcription factor encodes the protein MDKLKILVVDDESRMRKLVKDFLVRKNYEVIEAENGEQAIDIFFSDKEINLIILDIMMPKLDGWQVCREIRQYSKVPIIMLTAKSDEKDELLGFELGVDEYISKPFSPKILVARVEAVLRRTASTDQELIEVGGIVLDKSAHQVKIDGKEIELSFKEFELLTYFVTNQGIALSREKILNNVWNYDYFGDARTIDTHVKKLRSKMGQKGDYIKTIWGLGYKFEVDA
- a CDS encoding sensor histidine kinase — its product is MKHSIRLKLVVLLSLMVILTIFLTWIINRTFLSDFYIHSKIKTLDHAYQKIQQICENREGAYLSEDDTVMMERLATDYNIDIYVIDEDLNVYYPAPDNFGKREYNLIMNMIGEYRFPGSNKDIEDKKILKETQDYWIISLHDRTLDSNYIDLVDIDLMDISIMDFFGDNLDDYFDETDDDTVVLIRSNLESIEESVVISNKFLAYIGVLAVIIGTLAMLIISKKFTKPILDLAGIAKKMTDLDFDVKYKGKTKDEIGVLGNSINILSDKLQNTITELKQANNELMSDIQKKTEIDEMRKEFLSNVSHELKTPISLIQGYAEGLKENINEDEESRNFYCEVIMDEADKMNKMVKKLLSLNELEFGNNQVNFERFDIVALIRSIIAASDILLKQKEILLHFEDYPSIYVWADEYMIEQVVSNYLSNAINHVNGARIIEIKLIQMENKVRVAVFNTGDNIPEEELDKIWIKFYKVDKARTREYGGSGIGLSIVKAIMNSLNQNFGAINRPTGMEFWFELDTKA
- a CDS encoding PH domain-containing protein, coding for MSFVERKRVKFFGLPLSFTKYTITEEKLTITSGFLSITEDDAYMYKIQDVRLTRSLSERIFKLGTITCYTGDTTHPELILHHIKHSSQIKDFIMTSSEEARRKRRSLHTLNIDAQDLDEEELAERN